Within the Pengzhenrongella sicca genome, the region GTGCGCCAGGTACATGAGCCAGGCGACCACCCACTCGATCGGGTAGAGAATCTTGAAGAAATCCATCGAAGCTTTCCCTCACGTCACTGAAGTGGTCATGGCGCCCGCGAAGGCTCGTGGTCAGTCGTGCCTGGGGTGAACCGAATCCCTGCCAGGCGGAACGTCGTCGACCCCACCAGGGTTCCATGGGTTGCAGCGCAGCACCCGCCACACCGCGAGGCGACCTCCCCGGAGTACTCCGTGGCGCTGCACAGCGAGCACCGCGTAGGACGAGCAGGAAGGGTAGAACCGGCAGCTTGGCCCG harbors:
- the yidD gene encoding membrane protein insertion efficiency factor YidD, producing the protein MPVAGSLQDDGDGRIVRPARAPDGGGADVTVHHLVRQGARVPQLTVLLLLRVYQRVVSPLSGPSCRFYPSCSSYAVLAVQRHGVLRGGRLAVWRVLRCNPWNPGGVDDVPPGRDSVHPRHD